The following nucleotide sequence is from Corynebacterium hindlerae.
AGTGATGGCTTGGTTCATGCCGCGAAGTGCCGCTTCAGTGCGGGACACATCGAGACCGAAATACTGCAAGGCACCGAGTTCGATGAAGCGTCGATAGGCGAAGAGCTCAACGATATCGCGGGCACTAAGAGACCTGACGAATACGCCCCGGTGAGGGATTTGTTCGATGAGGCCGTCGCGCGCAAGGAGGCGGAACGCTTCCCGAAGTGTGTTGCGCGACACGCCAAGCTCGGTGGCGAGTGGGATCTCCAGGATTTTTCCACCCGGAGAGAACTCGCCAGAGAGAATCTTGTCGGTGATACGCTGCGCCAGCTGGATCGGGGTCGCTTTCATGGCTCTATGTTAAACAATTTTGCGACGTTCGTCACACGTGTTGCATTAAATTGTTCGCCCCCGTTTCTTATTGTGCCCTACGCCACACTCGAGCTATAATGGCGCCAATTTGTTCAACAAGAGG
It contains:
- a CDS encoding GntR family transcriptional regulator; this translates as MKATPIQLAQRITDKILSGEFSPGGKILEIPLATELGVSRNTLREAFRLLARDGLIEQIPHRGVFVRSLSARDIVELFAYRRFIELGALQYFGLDVSRTEAALRGMNQAITAAEQAARAGHWAQVGTHNNSFHHHLVSLAGIPRLNDNLTLVMAHARLAFLAAASVEEMHRPFIERNREILSALVKGNVDKATTVLTRYLKESEAKILAEMTFGVTADHKK